The following are encoded in a window of Solibacillus sp. FSL R7-0668 genomic DNA:
- a CDS encoding hemolysin family protein — protein MIVFAILIAATAFFVATEFAIVKVRTTKIDQLVAEGNKKAIRAKKVITNLDEYLSACQLGITITALGLGWLGEPTFEIILHPLFDFLGLSGSVTSVLSFIVAFSLVTFIHVVVGELAPKTLAIHKAEEITLNLSGSIILFHNIMYPFIRTLNGSARALSGLFGLKMISETEAAHSEEELRMILTDSYNGGEINSSEYEYVNSIFEFSERIAKEIMVPRTEIISIEKDQTIREVFELMGIEQYTRYPITDGDKDHVIGLINMKHLLTAYIKDPANGEKKVEEYMQPVIRVIETIQISELLLKIQSERIHMAILMDEYGGTSGLVTIEDIIEEIIGDIQDEFDEDEVPEIQEIAKDHYIFDSKMLLAEVNDILGTDIEDEDIDTIGGWFMTQRFDVEEGDTIEEQGYHFKVTELDGHHILYLEVTKLPESVVLNEE, from the coding sequence TTGATAGTATTTGCTATCTTAATTGCCGCTACGGCATTTTTCGTTGCAACTGAGTTTGCAATAGTTAAAGTAAGAACGACAAAAATCGATCAGCTCGTTGCTGAAGGAAACAAAAAAGCCATTCGTGCAAAAAAGGTTATTACTAATTTAGATGAGTACTTATCTGCTTGTCAATTAGGGATTACTATTACTGCCCTTGGACTTGGTTGGCTTGGAGAACCAACCTTTGAAATCATTCTCCACCCACTGTTTGATTTTTTAGGATTAAGTGGTAGTGTTACATCCGTTCTTTCATTTATTGTTGCCTTCTCACTCGTAACGTTTATACACGTTGTCGTAGGGGAATTAGCACCGAAAACTCTTGCTATTCATAAAGCAGAAGAAATTACCTTAAACTTATCAGGATCCATCATTTTGTTCCATAACATCATGTACCCATTTATTCGTACATTAAATGGTTCAGCACGTGCCTTATCGGGACTATTCGGTTTAAAAATGATTTCTGAAACTGAAGCAGCACACTCTGAAGAAGAGCTTCGCATGATTTTAACAGATAGCTATAATGGAGGAGAAATCAACTCTTCTGAATACGAATACGTTAACAGTATTTTCGAGTTTTCTGAACGCATTGCGAAAGAGATTATGGTTCCTCGTACTGAAATTATTAGTATTGAAAAAGATCAAACGATTCGCGAAGTATTTGAGCTAATGGGAATTGAGCAATATACACGTTATCCGATTACTGATGGCGATAAAGACCATGTCATTGGTTTAATCAACATGAAGCATTTATTAACAGCTTATATTAAGGACCCTGCAAATGGGGAGAAAAAGGTTGAAGAATATATGCAGCCGGTAATCCGTGTAATTGAAACGATTCAAATTAGTGAGTTACTTTTAAAAATCCAAAGCGAACGTATTCATATGGCAATTTTAATGGATGAATACGGTGGTACATCTGGTTTAGTAACGATTGAAGACATTATCGAAGAAATTATCGGTGATATTCAAGATGAGTTTGACGAAGATGAAGTGCCTGAAATTCAAGAAATCGCAAAAGACCATTACATCTTTGATTCTAAAATGTTGCTAGCAGAAGTAAATGATATTTTAGGTACTGATATTGAGGATGAAGACATCGATACAATTGGTGGTTGGTTCATGACGCAGCGCTTTGACGTTGAAGAGGGCGACACTATTGAAGAACAAGGTTACCATTTCAAAGTAACCGAGCTTGATGGTCATCATATTTTATATTTAGAAGTTACAAAATTACCTGAGTCAGTAGTTCTAAACGAAGAATAA